The following coding sequences are from one Blastocatellia bacterium window:
- a CDS encoding DUF4440 domain-containing protein yields the protein MKQQTHRTSLVAILVVTLSAATTAHGQRITGKGEVAAIRALLNAQVEAWNRGDLEGFMDGYWASEQLTFFSGGSKTRGWQATLDRYRKSYQSEGAEMGHLEFVDLDIQLLGPNSALVRGGWQLRTLTGEQGGLFTLVLRKTGRGWKIIHDHTSRR from the coding sequence ATGAAGCAGCAGACACACAGGACTAGCTTGGTGGCGATACTGGTTGTGACGCTCAGCGCAGCGACGACCGCTCACGGACAACGGATCACCGGCAAAGGGGAAGTTGCTGCCATTCGCGCCCTGCTCAACGCGCAAGTAGAAGCTTGGAATCGCGGCGATTTAGAGGGCTTCATGGACGGTTACTGGGCGTCTGAGCAGTTGACATTTTTCTCCGGCGGTTCCAAGACACGTGGCTGGCAGGCGACGTTGGACCGGTATCGAAAATCCTATCAAAGTGAAGGCGCCGAGATGGGTCACTTGGAATTCGTTGATCTGGATATTCAGCTACTAGGACCAAACAGCGCATTGGTGCGAGGCGGCTGGCAACTGCGCACCTTGACAGGAGAGCAAGGCGGCTTATTCACCTTGGTGCTGCGCAAGACCGGTCGCGGCTGGAAGATCATTCACGATCACACGAGTCGTCGGTGA
- the rimM gene encoding ribosome maturation factor RimM (Essential for efficient processing of 16S rRNA) → MKPQQDRAGTNMSTTCQGQLISVARITKTRGLRGELKAELLTDFPDRFTHLLDLWVQRPDGERLMVRLENHWFHQGRIILKFTGYDTIEQAAPLVGSLVMVSENELVALPEDTFFQFHLIGCQVKLADGATLGRVVEVIETGGTPLLMVRHDSDREYLIPFASDICPHVDVAAQQIIVDPPEGLLELNQ, encoded by the coding sequence ATGAAACCTCAACAGGATCGCGCTGGCACCAACATGTCAACAACGTGTCAGGGCCAGTTGATCAGCGTCGCTCGCATCACCAAGACGCGCGGCTTGCGAGGAGAGCTTAAGGCCGAGCTGTTGACCGATTTTCCTGATCGGTTCACGCACCTGCTTGACCTGTGGGTGCAACGGCCTGATGGAGAGCGTCTGATGGTTCGTCTGGAGAACCACTGGTTCCACCAAGGCCGGATCATCTTGAAGTTCACCGGCTATGACACCATTGAGCAGGCTGCTCCATTGGTGGGAAGCCTTGTCATGGTCAGCGAGAATGAGCTTGTCGCTCTACCGGAAGACACATTTTTTCAGTTTCATCTGATCGGCTGTCAGGTGAAATTGGCCGACGGCGCCACGCTCGGACGTGTCGTAGAGGTCATCGAAACGGGTGGAACACCGCTGCTGATGGTTCGACATGACTCGGACAGAGAGTATCTCATCCCGTTTGCCAGCGATATTTGCCCACATGTGGATGTGGCTGCTCAGCAGATCATCGTAGACCCTCCTGAAGGATTACTCGAGTTGAATCAATGA